A DNA window from Paenibacillus sp. HWE-109 contains the following coding sequences:
- a CDS encoding protease inhibitor I9 family protein, producing the protein MNMKKGLLQRAFVFTLVGAVLLVPTAAPSYAAKDEVRILPIDSGNEMHILPVDSNDEMHILPIEPVKISLDFLAKIEKAGKSDRFPSIVLLDSLADDQVYDRLEKQIGAFHTIYKYDFEGFKGFAASLTKEQILALKDLPVVTLIELDSPISIN; encoded by the coding sequence ATGAACATGAAAAAAGGTTTGTTACAAAGAGCTTTCGTATTCACCTTGGTTGGAGCGGTTTTATTAGTTCCAACAGCCGCTCCATCCTATGCAGCAAAGGATGAAGTACGCATACTTCCGATCGATTCCGGAAATGAAATGCATATTTTACCTGTCGATTCCAATGACGAAATGCACATTTTGCCAATAGAGCCAGTTAAAATTTCCCTTGATTTTCTGGCGAAAATAGAAAAAGCGGGGAAATCAGACCGTTTTCCTTCCATTGTATTGCTTGACAGTTTAGCGGACGATCAGGTTTATGACCGTTTAGAAAAGCAAATCGGCGCGTTCCATACAATATACAAATACGATTTTGAAGGTTTTAAAGGGTTCGCTGCCAGCTTAACCAAGGAGCAGATTCTTGCATTGAAAGATCTCCCGGTTGTTACCCTCATTGAGCTTGATTCACCGATATCTATAAACTAA